In a genomic window of Polyodon spathula isolate WHYD16114869_AA chromosome 21, ASM1765450v1, whole genome shotgun sequence:
- the mt2 gene encoding metallothionein-2, producing MDPQSCTCTQGGSCSCGDNCKCKDCKCKTCKKSCCSCCPTGCSKCAQGCVCKGGDTCDTGCCK from the exons ATGGATCCACAGTCTTGTACATGCACTCAGG gtggCTCTTGCAGCTGTGGTGATAACTGCAAGTGTAAGGACTGCAAATGCAAAACTTGCAAGAAAA GCTGCTGCTCCTGTTGCCCCACCGGCTGCAGCAAGTGTGCCCAGGGCTGCGTCTGCAAAGGGGGGGACACCTGCGACACCGGCTGCTGCAAGTGA